The DNA sequence CCCGGTCGGTGCCGTCGAGGTAGGCGGAGCCGGCTACCCAGAGGTCGCTGCCGTCCATCGTGGTGACGTCGTAGGCGTGGACGACCGGCACCGCGGCGGCGTTCTCCCACCTCCCGGAGGCGTCCGTGGCGAAGCCCGAGGGTGTGCGCCAGCTGGCCCTGGGGTCGGCCATCGGGGCGAAGCGGCTCCCGCCGACGTCGCGGACCACCTGGATCTCCTCGGTGGGGACGCCGGCGAGGGCGACGGCGACCTCGCCCGTCGCGGGGTCGAGCGTGACGAGGTCGATTGGCCCGGTGTTGTCCCCGTAGTCCCCGTAGCCGAGGTGGATGAGACCGTCGTGGACGGACAGGTCGTCGATGATCCGGCCCTGGGCGGAACGCTGCGCCGCGACCGGGGCGACGGTCGCGACGGTGCTGTACCCCGGCTCGCCGGCCGGGGCCTCGACGGCGGCGCCGGCGGGAACGGCCGCGGCTGCCGCGGCGACGAGCGCGGCGGCGAGGGCGGGAGTGGCGATGAGGGGGGCTGCGCGGCGCGCGCGGGATCGCGACATGGGGATCTCCGGGGTGGGGCGGCTGGTCGGCGACGAGGTCGGACGACGGATGTCGCGCACACCATCCCGGCCGCAGGACACGCCACACGGACCGCCACGCACCGCCCCGCAAAAGTGTGTCGCAGATCACTGCGACCCCGGGACCTGGGACGCCCGTTTGGGGGACTTAGGTCCCAGGTTCAGGGCGTACCGCGGGTCACCGATCGGTCCTGGCGGCAGGGCCGGTCCGGGCAGGGGAAGAATGGGGACATGGCATCCCGCGTCGTGTCGTGTACCACCTGCGGGACGAGGAACCGCGTGCCCGTGACCGCCGGCGGCCGGCCGCGGTGTGCCGCCTGCCACGCCGATCTGCCCTGGGTGGTGGACGTCTCCGGCACCGAGTTCGCGGCCGCCGTCGAGGGCAGCGCCGTCCCGGTGCTGGTGGACGTGTGGGCACCCTGGTGCGGCCCCTGCCGCCAGGTCTCCCCCGTCGTCGAGCAGCTGGGGCGGGAGAACGCAGGGCGGCTCAAGGTCGCCAAGGTCAACTCCGACCTCGCACCCGAGGTCGCCGTCCGCCACAACATCAGCGGGATCCCGACGCTGCTGCTCTACTCCGGCGGCCGGGAGGTCTCCCGCGTCGTCGGTGCCCAGCCGGCCGGACAGCTGCGTCGTTGGCTCACCGACGCCCTCGCGAGCATCTGAGCGGGAGGTGCCGGGTCCGGCTCACGAGCGCAGGTGCCGGTCCGCAAGGTCGTCGAAGACCTCCCGGTTCAGCCGCAGGGCGTACCGCGCCTCCGCGACGACGGCGGCGCGCTCGGTCGCGCCGAACGGCAGAGCGTCCAGGCGGGCGCGGTAGGCGTCCTTGTAGGGCTTGACCTTCTCGATGCCGTCGAACCGGTAGAACCGCAGCCCCTCCTCGGCGACGCCGTAGTGCCGGCGGAGCATCGCGGCGACCACCTGCCCGCCCGAGAGGTCGCCCAGGTAGCGCACGTAGGCGTGGGCCGCGTACCCGACGTCGGTCGCGGCGACGGCGTCGAGCCTGCTCACGTAGCGGCGGACGGCGGGTACGGGCTCGACCCGGCCCCGCCAGGCCGGTCCCCACAGGTGGGCCAGGTCCGCCTCCAGCGCAGCGGTCCGGGCCAGCTCGGGCGCGACGAGCACGGCCGCGGCGCCGGTGAGCCGGCCGCCACCGGCCTCGAGAGCCCGGTACACCCCCAGCTGCTGCGCGGCGAGGTCGGCGTACGCGTCCGGTCCGAGACGGCCGTCGAGCAGCGCGGTCACGAAACCGGCCGACTCCGCCGCGCGGTGCTCGGCGCGGGTTCCCTCGCGCAGCTCGGTCGCGAGCCCGGCCGAGGCCCCGGTGGGGGCTCCGGTGGAGCGCCCGGCCGACTCCTCGGTCGAGGCTGCCGTCGAGGTTCCGGTCGGTCGCCCGGCCGGGAGCTCCGCCGTCAGCTGGTGCTTCACGCCTTCTCCTGTCCGTCCGTCCGGGGGTGCCGCAGCAGGGGTCGTCATTCGATCACGTCCGGTGGCCCGACCGCGCGCCACGGCCGCGCCACGGCGCGCCGCCTCCTGGGCCCGGGAGGACAGGACCGCCTCCGATGCTGCACGCTGGGACCCGGCGCCGAGCACACGGCGCACCGGATCGCTGCGCTGGGAGACCCGCGTGATCCGCACCCCGGGGACGGAGACTGCGTGGACGACTCGCTGGTGGCGCCGCAGGTGCCCGTCGACCTGGACAACTGCGCCCGGGAGCCGATCCACATCCCCGGGTCGATCCAGCCGCGCGGCGTCCTGCTGGCCCTCGCGGCGGACGACCTCACGGTTCTCCACGCCTCCGACAACACCGAGGTCCTCCTCGGGGTCCCGGCCCGTGCGCTCCTCGGCGGCCCGCTGGCCGGTGCGGTGGGCGCGGAGGCGGCTGCCGTCCTCGCGGCCCGCTTCGCCGAGCCCGGTGAGGTCCGTGACCGCAACCCGCTCACGCTCACGGTGCGCGGCGCGGGCGTGGACGCGATCCTCCACCGCCCGCCGCGTCCGGACGGCGCGCGTGAGCGACCGGCCACGGCCTCGCCGGTCCCGGGTACCGGAACGGTCGCAGGCACCGGCACCGGCGCGCAGGGCGCCGGCGGTACGGCTGCCGGGGTCGTCGTCGTCGAGCTCGAGGCGGTCTCGGGCGACCGCCCCCTGACGTACACCGGCACGTACCAGGCGGTGCGCGGCGCGGTCGAGGCGCTCAACCGCGGCCACAGCCTCACCGCCCTGTACGACACCACGGCCCGCGAGGTGCGCGAGCTCACCGGGTTCGACCGGGTGATGGTCTACCGGTTCGACGAGGAGTACAACGGCGAGGTCGTCGCCGAGGCGCGTCGCGGCGACCTCAACCCCTTCGTCGGCCTGCACTACCCGGCGACCGACATCCCCAGCCAGGCCCGCGCCCTGTACGAGCGGAGCTGGATCCGCCTCATCTCCGACGTCGGGTACACGCCCGCGCCGATCGTGCCCACGCTCGACCCGCGCACCGGCGCACCGCTGGACCTGACGTTCGCGACCCTGCGCAGCGTCTCCCCGATCCACGTCGAGTACCTGCAGAACATGGGCGTCACGGCGTCGATGTCCATCTCCCTCCTCAAGGACGGGAGCCTGTGGGGCCTCATCGCCTGCCACCACTACTCCGGCCCGTTCGCCCCGCCCTACGGCGTGCGCGCGGCGGCCGAGTTCCTCGGCTCGGCCCTCTCGCTGCGCCTCGTCGCCCAGGTGGAGGACGAGCGCATCGCCGCGGCCCGCCGGGTGGCGCGCGACCTGGCCGGCCTGGTCGCGGCCTCGCGCGACGAGGCAGTGCCGCTGGCCGAGGCTCTCACCGCCGACGACGCGATCCTCGAGCTGCTCGGCGCCGACGGCGTGGTCGTGCGCGCCCAGGGCGACACCCGCACGCTGGGCCACGCCCCCGGCCCCGCCGGACGCGAGGCCCTCCTGGCGTGGGCGGGTACGTCCACCGGTGACTACGCCTGCACCACCTCGCTCGTGCGTGACGTCCCGGAGGTCGCCGCGCTGGTTCCCGACGTCGCCGGTGTCCTGGCGATCACGATGTCCGGTGGGGACGCCGTGGCGTGGCTGCGCCGGGAGGTCGTCCACTCGGTCGACTGGGGCGGGGACCCGCACAACAAGGCCATCGCCCGCCTGGAGGGTGACACGGTGCGGCTGAGCCCGCGCAGGTCCTTCGACCGGTGGCGCGAGACCGTCCGCGGGTCCTCCCTCCCCTGGACCGACGACCAGGCCGACACCGCGAGGCTGCTGCGCCGCCACGTCGTGGAGGCGATGTACACCCGCACCCAGCGCGACGCCCGCGCCGCCGAGACGCTCCAGTCCTCCGCGCTGCCCGCGCACCTGCCGCAGGTCCCCGGCTGGGTGCTCGACGCGCGCTACTCCCCCGCCGACGGCGGCCGGGTCGGCGGGGACTGGTACGACGCCCTCACCCTGCCCGACGGCCGGCTCGCCGTGGTGGTCGGCGACGTCGCCGGGCACGGCCTGCACGCCGCGTCGACGATGGGTCAGCTCCGCAACGGCCTGCGCGCCCTCCTCGTGCGCGACCCGGACCCCGCTGCGGCGGTCACCGCGCTCGACGAGCTCGTCCGCGCCACCATGCCCGGCGAGATGGCGACGCTGCTCGTCGCCGTCGTCGACCCCGGCACGGGTGAGGTCGTCTACGTCCGCGCCGGCCACCTGCCGCCCGTGCTGCTCGACGCCGACGGCGACGCGGTCCTCACCGACGACGTGCACACCACCCCGGTCGGCTTCGTCACCGGGCACGTCTCGCCGGGCCGCCTCACCGTCGCTCCGGGCGGCTCCCTGATCCTCTTCACCGACGGGCTCGTCGAGCGTCGCGGGACCTCGCTGCGCTCGGCGCTGGTGTCGCTGCGGGAGGCGTTCGGGCGGGCGCACACGGCGGCCGCGAGTCGCGGCCGTGACGGCTCGGGCGGCGACCCGGACGAGGGTGCCGGCCCTGACGGCGGTGCCGGTCCGGACGGGGGCGTCGACCTCGACGCCGTCGTCGCCCAGGTGCGTGACCCACGTTCGGACGACGACGCCACCGTGGTGGTGGTGCGCCGGGTTAGGCTCGAGGCGATGACGGACGTGACCTCATGATCGGGACCCCTGGCGACATAGCGCTGCGCGCGCACGAGGGCGAGGTGCACGCCGTCCTCGTCGGAGAGGTCGACCTCGACGCCGTGAGCCGCCTCAAGGAGGAGCGCGACCACGTCGGTGTCGTCCACGCCGTCGACTCCTCGGCGCTGACGTTCCTCGACTCCTCCGGCCTGCGCTTCCTGCTCGGCCTCACCGCGCTCAACCCCGGGATCCGGCTCGTCGACCCCTCCCCGGTGCTCCTCGAGCTGCTGGAGATCACCGGCACCGCCGGCATGTTCCGCGTCGCCTGACCGCCGCCGCTCAGTCGCTCAACAGGTCCTGGACCCCCGCGACGACCTCGACGTCGACGCCTCGGGCTCCGTCCCGCACGACCCGGTCCCCCAGCGCCTCGCCCAGGCGGACGGTCTGGAGCATCGGCACGCTCGCCGCGCTGCACGAGAACCCCTCACGGGTGGCGCGGCGGGCGACCGTGAACGCCGAGACGACCACCTCGTCCGCGTCCTCGGCGACCTCGACCCGGAGCGGGTCCCCGCACCCCGGCACGCCCCCCAGGTAGCGCACGAGCAGCTCGCGCTCACCGACGACCGCCACGGCCTCGACCGGCGCGGGGCGGACCCGGTCGAACCCGACGACGAGGGCGTACCCGCCCACCGCGGCGAGGGCCAGCACGATCGCGCCGACGAGGTACAGGCTCAGCGCCCGCAGCCGCGTCCGCCCCTCCGCCGACAGGTCATCCACCCGTGCATCGTCGCCTGCCGGGAGCACCGAACGCCAGAGGCGCAGCCGAGACGCTGGTCCCTCGGACATCACCGCGACGAACTGGGACGATGGAGTCGTGAGGCCGACGCATGGCCGATCCGGCTGTGCGTCGCGACGGCGCCCCGCCGCCGCGGCCGACGAGGAGGTTGTCGATGAACGAGCAGCAGCTCGAGAAGATGCGCACCGGCACGGGCTTCGTGGCCGCCCTCGACCAGAGCGGCGGCAGCACGCCCAAGGCGCTGCGCCTGTACGGCATCGAGGACGACGCCTACGCCTCCGAGGAGGAGATGTTCGACCTCGTCCACCAGATGCGCGCCCGTATCATGACCAGCCCCGCCTTCACCGGTGAGCACATCCTGGGCACGATCCTCTTCGAGAACACCATGGAGCGCGAGGTCGAGGGTCGCCCGACCGCCGAGTACCTGTGGGACATCAAGACCATCGTCCCCATCCTCAAGGTCGACAAGGGGCTCGACGCCGAGACCGACGGCGCTCGCACGATGAAGCCGATGCCGGGGCTGGACGAGCTCCTGGCCCGGGCCGTCGAGAAGGGCGTGTTCGCCACGAAGATGCGCTCCGTCGTCTGCGGCCCGGGGGCCGGGCTCGACGCCGTCCTCGACCAGCAGTTCCAGGTGGCGCACCGCATCATCAAGGCCGGGCTCGTGCCGATCATCGAGCCGGAGATCGAGATCCGCTGCCCCGAGAAGGAGGCCGCCGAGGACCAGCTCCACGCCGGCCTGCTCGCCCACGCGGAGCGGCTCGGGCCGGACGAGCTCATCATGCTCAAGCTCACCCCGCCCGAGCGGGACGACCTCTACGCCGACCTCGTCGCGCACCCGCAGGTGCTGCGCGTGCTGTTCCTCTCCGGCGGGTACTCCCGCGACGAGGCCTGCGAGCGCCTGGGTCGCAACCACGGCTGCGTCGCGAGCTTCTCCCGCGCCCTCACCGAGGGGTTGCGCGCCGAGATGAGCCCGGCGGAGTTCGACGCCGTGCTCGCCGCGTCGATCGCGCAGATCGCGGCCGCGTCGGCCACCTGAGCCCACCGGCCCCGAGCGGTGCCACCGACGTGCACGAGCACCGTCGGGACGCACGAGCGCCGTCGACGCGCACGAGCGCCCTGGGCGTGCCTAGCATCGGGGCGGCGGGTCAGCGCGGGCCCGTCGTTCCGAGCCCCAGGAGCCTGCATGATCCCCGTCGGTGTCACCGCCATCCCCACGCAGGGCGCCGAGCTCGCCACGCGGGTCGCTGCCTCGCTGCGCGAGGCGCTCGACCTGCGCGAGGAGCACGTCCGCGTCGAGGCCGGCATCTCCGCGCCGGAGCAGGTGGACCACGTCCGCATCGACCTCACCCACGCCGTCGTCGACCGCCACCACCTCGCGGTGCGCCCCTGGCGGCCCCCGGCCCCCCGGGGCGGGGTCGCGGCCACCGTGACGTCCCTCGCCGTGACGGGCGCGCCAGTGGTGCTGTTCGGCGCGTCGGTCGCCGCCGACCTCGAGGCCGGGAACGTGCCCGCGCGCTGGGTCCACGACGCGCAGTCCCGCCTGTGGCTCGTCTTCACCGAGGAGACCTCGCCCGCCGGTCCGGCCCGCGGCCGCCTCGCCGTCACCGGGGACGTCGCCGCGATGACGGCCGCAGTCGAGCAGGTCGCCGGCGAGCTCGCCCGCAGCAAGGGCCTGACCCTGCGGGAGCTGAGCGTCGTGCCGCGGACCGTGGGACCGGACCGTTGGCAGGTCGAGGTCCGCGCGACCGTCACCAAGGGCTTCGTCTCGAGCCGGGTCAGCGCCGACGCGCAGGTGCACCTCGACCCCGCACTGGTCCTGCACGTCGAGCAGGTCGACGTCCGCGCGGGCGGCATGCTCGGGAGGATCGCCGAGGGGCTCGCGGAGGGCTACCTGCGCCGCGTGCGGGGCCGGCGGATCCCGCTGGGCGCACGACCGGTGGCCGGCGCCCGGCTGACCTCCCTCGACGTCGACCTCGGAGGCCGCTTCCACCTCGCCGCGACGCTCGGCTGACGGCGGTGCCCCGGACCGCCCCCCTCGCGCGGGCTCGCGGGCTGGCCCGCTCGCTCCTCTGGTCGTACGGGACCGTGTGGCGCCGCCGACGGATGGTGGCCTTCTACGGGGCCTTCCTCGCGCCGGGCGACCTCGCGTTCGACGTCGGCTCCCACGTCGGGAACCGTGTGCGGGCCTTCCGACGGGCCGGGGCCCGGGTGGTCGCCGTCGAGCCGCAGCCGGACCTGCTCGCGGTCCTGCGCACGCTCTACGGGCGCGACCCGCGGGTGCGGATCGAGCCGTGTGCGCTGGCCGCCGAGCCGGGCGAGGGGGTCCTGCACCTCGCGACCCGGGCGCCGACGGTCTCCAGCCTCGCGCCGGGCTGGATCCGCGATGTGCGCGCCGACCCGCGCTTCGCCCAGCTCCGGTGGGACCGCGAGGTGGTCGTGCCCCTGCGCACCCTCGACGAGCTCATCGCCCGCCACGGGGAGCCCCGGTTCTGCAAGATCGACGTCGAGGGCCACGAGCTGGAGGTCCTGCGCGGGCTGACGCGGGCCCTGCCGGCGCTGTCGTTCGAGTACATCCCGGTGGTGGCCGACCGGGCGGTGGCCTGCGTGGAGCGGCTGGCGGAGCTCGGGGAGTACCGGTTCGCATCCTCCCCGGTGGAGACCTGGCGGTGGGCGACGCCCTGGGTGACGCCCGAGGACATGGTGCTCCGCCTCAGCGCCCTCTCCCCCGACGCCCCGCCCGGCGACGTCTACGCGGTGCGGTCGGACGTGACGCTGCACGGCTGAGCGGCGAGCGCCCCGGCGGTCCGCACGAGCCGGAGGTCCCACTGCCGGCGTGCGTCACGGCCGAACGACCAGCTCAGCGCCACGAGCGCCACCGCTGGTGCCGCGGTCGTCACCGCGGCCGGGACGAGGGGCGGCGCCCCGAGGACGACGAGGAGCACGACCACCTGCGCGACGCCGACGACCTTGCGGGCGAGCGAGGGCGGGACCGGTCCCCGGAGCCAGGGGGCCACCGCGGCCGCGGCGAGCTGGCCGTAGCGCATGAGACCGGTCCCCGGAGCCAGGGGGCCACCGCGGCCGCGGCGAGCTGGCCGTAGCGCATGAGACCGATCGCCAGGACCCACCACCCGGCGGAGCCGGTCACCGCGACGGCGACGGCGAGGACGAGCACGAGCGCGGCGTCGGTCTCGGAGTCGAACCGAGCACCCGACGCGCTCGTCTCGCCGCGTCGCCGCGCGACCCGGCCGTCGGCGCCGTCGAGGAGGAGCGCACCGGTGCCCGTGAGGAGCACGGCGAGCGAGAGGACAGCCGACGTGGCCGCTGCCTCACCAGCCGCGGCCAGGGCGGGCAGCAGGGAGGCGATCCAGGTCACGAGCACCAGACGCACGAGGGTGACGACGTTCGCGGCACCCATGCCCCGCACCGCCCGGTCGAGGCCCACGGGCTCAGCGGCGACCTCGTTCGTCCTGCGCACGGCCCGGTCGAGGACCGCGGCACCGACCAGGTACCCGCCCGGTCCGACCAGTGCGCCGGGTCCGCCCGTGCCGGTCGCGAGCAGGACCAGGGGGACGGCCAGGCTCGCGAACAGGCCGAGCGCGAGCGCCGCCGGCGTCCGGACGAGGTGCCACGCGGCCGGGTGCCCGGCTTCGACGGCCCGGCCCCTGATCGTCATCCGGGGCCTCCTCGGCACGTCGGACCGGCACCTCCCGGTGGGCCGAAGCTAGACCACGCCGGGGCTCCCGGCCAGACCACGGCCCGGCCGGACGGCGGCTACCCCTCGAGCAGGCCGAGGTCCAGCGCGCGCAGCACGGCCCGGGTGCGGTCCCGTACCCCGAGCTTGACGAACACCGCGGACAGGTGGTTCTTCACGGTCCCGGCAGCGAGGTGGAGCGCCCCGGCGATCTCGGCGTTGGAGTAGCCCGCCGCGGCCAGGCGCAGCACGTCGAGCTCGCGCGGGGTGAGCGGTTCCGGGCGCTCGAAACCCTCCACCGCGGCCGGCCGGGCGGAGACCGCGCGGAAGAGTCGGTCGGTCAGGCCGGGCTGGAGGAGCGTCCCGCCGCCGGCGAGCACCCCGATGGCACCCACGAGCT is a window from the Georgenia muralis genome containing:
- the trxA gene encoding thioredoxin; the protein is MPVTAGGRPRCAACHADLPWVVDVSGTEFAAAVEGSAVPVLVDVWAPWCGPCRQVSPVVEQLGRENAGRLKVAKVNSDLAPEVAVRHNISGIPTLLLYSGGREVSRVVGAQPAGQLRRWLTDALASI
- a CDS encoding heme oxygenase (biliverdin-producing), which codes for MKHQLTAELPAGRPTGTSTAASTEESAGRSTGAPTGASAGLATELREGTRAEHRAAESAGFVTALLDGRLGPDAYADLAAQQLGVYRALEAGGGRLTGAAAVLVAPELARTAALEADLAHLWGPAWRGRVEPVPAVRRYVSRLDAVAATDVGYAAHAYVRYLGDLSGGQVVAAMLRRHYGVAEEGLRFYRFDGIEKVKPYKDAYRARLDALPFGATERAAVVAEARYALRLNREVFDDLADRHLRS
- a CDS encoding SpoIIE family protein phosphatase: MDDSLVAPQVPVDLDNCAREPIHIPGSIQPRGVLLALAADDLTVLHASDNTEVLLGVPARALLGGPLAGAVGAEAAAVLAARFAEPGEVRDRNPLTLTVRGAGVDAILHRPPRPDGARERPATASPVPGTGTVAGTGTGAQGAGGTAAGVVVVELEAVSGDRPLTYTGTYQAVRGAVEALNRGHSLTALYDTTAREVRELTGFDRVMVYRFDEEYNGEVVAEARRGDLNPFVGLHYPATDIPSQARALYERSWIRLISDVGYTPAPIVPTLDPRTGAPLDLTFATLRSVSPIHVEYLQNMGVTASMSISLLKDGSLWGLIACHHYSGPFAPPYGVRAAAEFLGSALSLRLVAQVEDERIAAARRVARDLAGLVAASRDEAVPLAEALTADDAILELLGADGVVVRAQGDTRTLGHAPGPAGREALLAWAGTSTGDYACTTSLVRDVPEVAALVPDVAGVLAITMSGGDAVAWLRREVVHSVDWGGDPHNKAIARLEGDTVRLSPRRSFDRWRETVRGSSLPWTDDQADTARLLRRHVVEAMYTRTQRDARAAETLQSSALPAHLPQVPGWVLDARYSPADGGRVGGDWYDALTLPDGRLAVVVGDVAGHGLHAASTMGQLRNGLRALLVRDPDPAAAVTALDELVRATMPGEMATLLVAVVDPGTGEVVYVRAGHLPPVLLDADGDAVLTDDVHTTPVGFVTGHVSPGRLTVAPGGSLILFTDGLVERRGTSLRSALVSLREAFGRAHTAAASRGRDGSGGDPDEGAGPDGGAGPDGGVDLDAVVAQVRDPRSDDDATVVVVRRVRLEAMTDVTS
- a CDS encoding STAS domain-containing protein translates to MIGTPGDIALRAHEGEVHAVLVGEVDLDAVSRLKEERDHVGVVHAVDSSALTFLDSSGLRFLLGLTALNPGIRLVDPSPVLLELLEITGTAGMFRVA
- a CDS encoding fructose bisphosphate aldolase — its product is MNEQQLEKMRTGTGFVAALDQSGGSTPKALRLYGIEDDAYASEEEMFDLVHQMRARIMTSPAFTGEHILGTILFENTMEREVEGRPTAEYLWDIKTIVPILKVDKGLDAETDGARTMKPMPGLDELLARAVEKGVFATKMRSVVCGPGAGLDAVLDQQFQVAHRIIKAGLVPIIEPEIEIRCPEKEAAEDQLHAGLLAHAERLGPDELIMLKLTPPERDDLYADLVAHPQVLRVLFLSGGYSRDEACERLGRNHGCVASFSRALTEGLRAEMSPAEFDAVLAASIAQIAAASAT
- a CDS encoding FkbM family methyltransferase; the protein is MPRTAPLARARGLARSLLWSYGTVWRRRRMVAFYGAFLAPGDLAFDVGSHVGNRVRAFRRAGARVVAVEPQPDLLAVLRTLYGRDPRVRIEPCALAAEPGEGVLHLATRAPTVSSLAPGWIRDVRADPRFAQLRWDREVVVPLRTLDELIARHGEPRFCKIDVEGHELEVLRGLTRALPALSFEYIPVVADRAVACVERLAELGEYRFASSPVETWRWATPWVTPEDMVLRLSALSPDAPPGDVYAVRSDVTLHG
- a CDS encoding CDP-alcohol phosphatidyltransferase family protein: MTIRGRAVEAGHPAAWHLVRTPAALALGLFASLAVPLVLLATGTGGPGALVGPGGYLVGAAVLDRAVRRTNEVAAEPVGLDRAVRGMGAANVVTLVRLVLVTWIASLLPALAAAGEAAATSAVLSLAVLLTGTGALLLDGADGRVARRRGETSASGARFDSETDAALVLVLAVAVAVTGSAGWWVLAIGLMRYGQLAAAAVAPWLRGPVSCATASSPRPRWPPGSGDRSRPRSPARSSASRRWSCSSSSSGRRPSSRPR